TTCGAGGATCTGGAGGAGGGGGCCTGCCGTTTCCACAACTGCCGGCACCGCCGCGAGCCGGGGTGCGCGGTCATGGCACTGGTGGAAGAGGGTGCCCTGAGCGCGGAGCGATACGAGAGGTATCTGGAGATCCTTCAGGAGGCTGAGGCGGAAGAGCAGAGCGCCCAGCGGCGCGCCTGGAAGAACCCGACCTGATGAAATGAGGGGGTTACCCCGTGGAGGATCTGTGGCACAGCCGTGGAAGGTACTGGACAAAATTGAGACGGACGAGGGGATACTGGAGCTCAGGCAGCGCGCCGAGGGGGACTTTCTCATCACGGTAGGAAACCTCGTCCTTATGAACAGCCTCGCCCACCGCTCCGAGGTCGCTCTCGGTGCCCTCGCCTGCGCGGGATTGATGGAGCGCCCGGCACCGCGGGTGCTGGTCGGGGGGCTGGGGATGGGGTACACCCTGAAGGCGGTGCTGGACAATCTCCCCGCCGACGCCGAGGTCGTCGTCGCCGAGCTGAACCCGGTGGTGCTCAAGTGGTGTCAGGGGCCCCTCGCTTCCCTCACCGGGAGCGCCGTCACCGACCCCCGGGTCACCGTGGAGATAGCGAACGTGGCGGACGTGATAAAGAGGTCAGCCAAAGGCGGCGCCACCTTCGACGCCATCGTCCTCGACCTGTACAAGGGGCCGCACGCGAAGACCCTCCCCTCCGACCCGCTCTACGGGGCAGGCGCCATAGACCGGGCCCGCGCCGCATTGAAGCCGGGAGGCGCATTCGCGATCTGGGGAGAGAATTACGACGAAGGGTTCGCCCGGCGCCTCTCCGCAGCCGGTTTTTCAGTCACCTCGGAGCGTCCGGGGCGCGGTGGCCTGCGCCACGTCGTCTTTCTGGCGCGACTGCCCCAGGGGAAAAGTCTGGCGAAAGGGAAGGGGCGCTAGGGGGCGCCCGCACTCGCGCCTGAACGCGCGGCACTAGATCCTCCATCCAGTGCTACCACCGCTTTCTTGCTGCTGCACTTTTTGCTCGTTCCCAAGCTCCGGCCTGGGAGCGCACTTGCCCGCGAGGGTGCGCCTCGCCACGCCCGCCTTTTATCCCTGCCGCTGACGCGGATGCAAAGCTGGAGCTTTGTGCGTTCCCAAGGTGACCTCGGGAACGAGTGAGAGATGCACCTTGGAAACCGGCTCTGCCAGGAACCCGGCACCTCCTGCTTCACGCACCACCTGTCCCCGTCGCTCCCGCACTCTCTCCAAAGAACACTCACCCTCATAGATCCGCCTTGCCCCCCGGACCGCCGCCGTCACGCCCCGCCTGCTATGCAATTCCGGTGACAATCGCCCTCCCAGACGTTGCAATCTCGGCCACTTCCGATATTTTTATAGAAATTTCTAACGTTTTCGCCGTTCAGGAGATGGCGTTATGGCTGACAAAAAAGAGGTGACAGCAGATACCCTTACCTTCCAGGAAATCTGTCGCCACGACCACCTCTCCCTCTTTTTCCACGAGGAGGAGGAAACCGTGGCACCGGTGACCGAGTTCATCCAGGGGGGGCTGGCACTGGGGGAGCGCTGCGTAGGGATGAACCTGCGCCCCGAGCTGCAGCACCTCCTCGTCAGCGGGACGACGAGCCCGAAGCAGCGCGCCGCGGTCATCATGCTCTCGAAGGAGGAATCGTTCCTGCGCGGCGGCGCCTTCCACGGAGAAAAGATGCTCCGTTTCCTCGGCTCCCTGTGCCTCACCAACGGCACCGAGGGGTTCAAAGGAACGCGGCTGATCTGCGACATGGGGTGGGTCGTGCGGGAAGAGGTGGGGCACGGCCGGTTGACCGAGTTCGAGGCGCATCTGAACTACCTGGCGGCGGACCACGAGCTCACCATCATGTGTCTGTACGACCGCGCCCTTTTCCCTCCGGAGCTTTTGCTGGAGATCGCAAAGATTCACTCCCACCTGCACCTAGGGGGAAAAGTCTGCCGCAACAGCTTCTTCATCGCGCCGGACCGCTATCTCGTCCCGACCCGCCGCAGCAGCGAACTGGAAATCTTTCTCAACTCGGTCGAGCAGGCGGCAGGGCTCATGAACGAGCAGGAGAAGCTGCGCCGGGATCTGGAGCAGGCCCACGCGACTCTGGCCCAGAAAATTTGCGAGGTATGGAGGGAGGAGGACGCCCTGCGCCGCAGCGAACTGCAGCTTCACGAGAAAAATGAAGCGCTGCAGGATTACAAGAGGCGCATCCAGACGATCCTGCAGCACATCCCTCTCATGCTAGGAGCATTCGACAGCAAGAACCGTCTCGTGGCCTGCAACCACGAGTACGAGCTCGTCACCGGTTTCCGGGCGGAAGAGGTCATGGGGAAGCGCATCGTGGAACTCCTGCTGCTGGATGGAGCCGCCCGCGACGAGATGCTCGCGGCCCACCCGTCGGACGGGGGG
The DNA window shown above is from Geomonas sp. RF6 and carries:
- a CDS encoding spermidine synthase produces the protein MAQPWKVLDKIETDEGILELRQRAEGDFLITVGNLVLMNSLAHRSEVALGALACAGLMERPAPRVLVGGLGMGYTLKAVLDNLPADAEVVVAELNPVVLKWCQGPLASLTGSAVTDPRVTVEIANVADVIKRSAKGGATFDAIVLDLYKGPHAKTLPSDPLYGAGAIDRARAALKPGGAFAIWGENYDEGFARRLSAAGFSVTSERPGRGGLRHVVFLARLPQGKSLAKGKGR
- a CDS encoding MEDS domain-containing protein produces the protein MADKKEVTADTLTFQEICRHDHLSLFFHEEEETVAPVTEFIQGGLALGERCVGMNLRPELQHLLVSGTTSPKQRAAVIMLSKEESFLRGGAFHGEKMLRFLGSLCLTNGTEGFKGTRLICDMGWVVREEVGHGRLTEFEAHLNYLAADHELTIMCLYDRALFPPELLLEIAKIHSHLHLGGKVCRNSFFIAPDRYLVPTRRSSELEIFLNSVEQAAGLMNEQEKLRRDLEQAHATLAQKICEVWREEDALRRSELQLHEKNEALQDYKRRIQTILQHIPLMLGAFDSKNRLVACNHEYELVTGFRAEEVMGKRIVELLLLDGAARDEMLAAHPSDGGNYRDREWPIACKDGSLRQVSWSNISSFVRIPGWNNWIVGLDITDRVQAENTVKVLNDQLRVQGGGPLGFGVDPLSEAGSPRQPAP